A single genomic interval of Daucus carota subsp. sativus chromosome 1, DH1 v3.0, whole genome shotgun sequence harbors:
- the LOC108195778 gene encoding protein TILLER ANGLE CONTROL 1 — protein sequence MKIFNWVHRRFHNKDESSENVKMVKAEHGTGALLEQVDVIQDWGQGILAIGTFGYDPSPNDFNQQVQMFHMFENEDELELLEEEGEKEDGVEGENKICDHDQGRELNPLVLKASKHGFSNEDNVCDHDQNAIKSEITILSVDDVENSECVVREVYEKKERTTLADLFMADSDEYKDQGEVVNKPKSIKKAEGAENSKFKLPFAKKFIPLMKQDNSCSSSHPCGIKKIHKMMRRMLKKKVHPELESKRQKPFKYGGNEVMEMASLLQTQDAIICP from the exons ATGAATCAAGTGAAAATGTGAAGATGGTCAAGGCAGAGCATGGCACGGGAGCTTTACTCGAACAAGTTGATGTTATTCAAGACTGGGGACAAGGAATTCTCGCTATTGGTACTTTTGGTTATGATCCATCACCTAATGATTTCAATCAACAAGTGCAGATGTTCCATAtgtttgaaaatgaagatgaattAGAATTATTAGAAGAAGAAGGCGAAAAGGAAGATGGTGTAGAAggagaaaataaaatttgtgatCATGACCAAGGAAGAGAACTTAATCCTTTGGTGCTTAAGGCATCCAAACATGGCTTTAGTAACGAAGACAATGTTTGTGATCATGATCAAAATGCTATAAAATCCGAGATCACAATATTGTCAGTGGATGATGTGGAGAATTCAGAGTGCGTTGTGAGAGAGGTTTACGAGAAAAAAGAGAGAACTACCCTTGCAGATTTGTTCATGGCAGATTCTGATGAGTATAAAGATCAAGGAGAAGTAGTCAATAAGCCAAAATCCATAAAGAAAGCTGAGGGTGCagaaaattcaaagttcaaactCCCCTTTGCGAAGAAGTTTATTCCTCTAATGAAGCAGGATAATTCATGTTCGAGTTCCCATCCGTGTGGGATAAAGAAGATACACAAG ATGATGAGGAGGATGTTGAAGAAAAAGGTACATCCAGAGCTTGAGAGCAAAAGGCAAAAGCCATTCAAGTACGGTGGAAATGAAGTCATGGAGATGGCATCTCTACTTCAAACTCAAG